From a single Adhaeribacter swui genomic region:
- a CDS encoding sulfite exporter TauE/SafE family protein: MEVEIVYLCFFAFLAGFIDAIVGGGGLIQTPAMLILLPQQPIASLLGTGKLAGISGTTAALLRYRTSVQINWGNILPTAITAFVFSFIGARTVSAIPTDMLRPVILLLLIAVAAYTFLRKDFGSLHAPRLTETQEKLYGIGVGLAIGFYDGFFGPGTGSFLMFIFIGLFGFNFLAASASAKIVNVATNLSALLYFVFTKQVLYHIGVPMAVCNILGSTLGARLAIRKGTGFIRVFFLIVVAAIICKFAYDSFCKH, from the coding sequence GTGGAAGTTGAGATTGTTTACCTGTGTTTTTTTGCTTTTCTGGCCGGATTTATTGATGCCATTGTGGGTGGCGGCGGCCTTATTCAAACGCCGGCCATGCTTATTTTACTGCCCCAGCAGCCCATTGCCAGTTTATTAGGTACCGGAAAATTAGCTGGAATTTCGGGTACTACGGCGGCTTTATTGCGTTACCGCACGAGCGTACAAATTAATTGGGGTAATATTTTGCCTACTGCCATTACGGCTTTTGTTTTTTCCTTTATCGGGGCGCGTACCGTAAGTGCTATTCCAACGGATATGTTGCGACCCGTAATTTTATTATTACTGATAGCCGTAGCCGCCTATACTTTTTTACGCAAAGATTTTGGCAGCCTGCACGCTCCCCGCCTTACCGAAACCCAGGAAAAATTGTATGGGATAGGAGTAGGTTTAGCCATTGGTTTTTACGATGGTTTCTTTGGCCCCGGAACCGGTAGTTTCTTGATGTTTATTTTTATTGGTTTGTTTGGCTTTAATTTTCTGGCGGCTTCGGCTTCGGCTAAAATTGTGAATGTAGCCACTAACTTGTCGGCTTTGTTGTACTTTGTGTTTACCAAACAGGTATTGTATCACATTGGGGTGCCCATGGCCGTTTGTAATATATTAGGTTCTACATTAGGTGCCCGTTTAGCTATTCGTAAAGGTACGGGTTTTATCCGGGTGTTTTTCTTAATTGTGGTAGCGGCTATCATCTGCAAATTTGCTTACGATAGCTTTTGCAAACATTAA
- a CDS encoding Uma2 family endonuclease has translation MAVQTKKFITPEEYLATEREANFKSEYYQGEVFALAGTGNNHNIITANLIIALGNNFRGKNCRVYPSDMRLHIPLNGLYTYPDVLAVCGEKQFLDEKKDTILNPVLIVEVLSPSTADYDRGTKFMLYRSIVSLQHYLLVDSRTCHVEKYTKNLDNTWVLTEERDRNAVLTFTNPGFEIALAAIYEDTELA, from the coding sequence ATGGCCGTTCAGACTAAAAAGTTTATTACTCCGGAAGAATATTTAGCTACCGAAAGAGAAGCAAATTTTAAAAGTGAATACTACCAGGGCGAAGTATTTGCTTTAGCCGGGACGGGTAATAACCATAATATTATTACTGCTAATTTAATTATAGCTTTAGGCAATAATTTTAGAGGTAAAAATTGCCGGGTTTATCCCAGCGATATGCGGTTGCACATTCCACTAAATGGACTTTACACGTATCCCGATGTGCTAGCAGTTTGCGGCGAAAAGCAATTTCTGGACGAGAAAAAAGATACCATTTTAAATCCAGTATTGATTGTAGAAGTACTATCGCCCTCAACGGCTGATTACGACCGGGGCACTAAATTTATGCTTTATCGCAGCATTGTTAGTTTACAGCATTATTTACTGGTTGATTCGCGAACCTGCCACGTAGAAAAATACACCAAAAACCTGGATAACACCTGGGTACTGACGGAAGAACGAGACCGAAATGCCGTGCTAACTTTTACTAATCCTGGTTTTGAAATAGCCTTAGCTGCTATCTACGAAGATACGGAACTAGCTTAA
- a CDS encoding lamin tail domain-containing protein — protein MRKILLFFFILLPFLSFSQLQDNFSDGNFSQDPTWQGHVNAFIVNAAGQLQSNGPAVTGTQLQLATASTSATDVSWEFWAQLNFATSASNYADVYLLSDSVNLSGKNSGYFVRLGGTADEVSLFRKDVGKSPIIIINGTDKTLASNTANIVRVKVTRSARGKWQLDADFSGAGTNYVAQGTVTDSVYRQAAYFGIFLKYSSANAKKFFFDDIRIRDTKAPTVLSITRTGSNTVDVNFSEPVSTTSAQLVMNYTLKPVNVHPVTALRDAATPGLVHLTFADEFATGTHTLAVSGIQDLYANAQTTTESRSFTYERPVIALPGDVRITEILADYSPAVGLPESEFFEIYNASGKTFNLANWKYSDATTAMAVFSAVLFAPGEYRIVCRATDTLEFKPFGKVIGLKTFPSLNDGGDAVELFDQTGKLIDKVNYTPAWYRSSSKAEGGWSLEIIDLQNPCVSGNNWVASINEAGGTPGKENSVKASNSDNLPPVLNQAIIKNNSVLSLTFNEKLDSAQSVNPGFYKISPDIPVLKATVISPDFTTVELTLGSSLQAGKTYEVSVTNIRDCSGNILANPAKASFLLPQTAAPGDVVINEILFNPRSGGVDFVEIVNRSEKYISLQNWQIGNMKADTALDARTINSAPFILAPQQYLVLTMRPDIVQQHYPKAKLENFLKVSSMPSFPDEAGTVVLLNPDKQEIDRVSYHEDMHFRLIDDVNGVSLERIRLDGPSTASNFHSAATSAGFATPGYRNSQVQEASSTAQVFTVEPKVFTPDGDGDRDFTTINYAAAKNGMVANVTVYDRAGRLIKRLIKNELLANQGFFQWDGTNDQQQKAPIGYYVLFIELFNLQGNVQTFKETVVVGGKL, from the coding sequence ATGCGAAAAATTTTACTTTTCTTTTTTATTCTTTTGCCATTTTTGAGCTTTAGCCAGTTACAGGATAACTTTTCTGATGGTAATTTTTCGCAAGATCCAACCTGGCAAGGCCATGTAAATGCTTTTATAGTGAACGCGGCGGGTCAGTTGCAAAGTAACGGGCCGGCTGTTACCGGTACCCAGTTGCAATTAGCTACGGCTTCTACTTCGGCAACCGATGTTTCCTGGGAATTTTGGGCGCAATTAAATTTTGCTACATCGGCCAGTAATTACGCCGATGTATATCTACTTTCTGATTCTGTAAACTTAAGCGGTAAAAACAGCGGTTACTTTGTGCGCCTGGGTGGTACCGCCGATGAGGTAAGTCTTTTTAGGAAAGATGTCGGAAAATCGCCCATAATTATTATTAATGGTACCGATAAAACGCTGGCTAGTAATACGGCCAATATAGTACGGGTTAAAGTTACCCGGAGCGCCAGAGGGAAATGGCAACTAGATGCCGATTTTTCTGGGGCCGGTACCAACTATGTAGCGCAAGGCACAGTTACAGATTCCGTTTACCGGCAAGCGGCGTATTTTGGCATTTTTTTAAAATATTCTTCGGCCAATGCTAAAAAGTTCTTTTTCGATGATATCCGCATCCGCGATACAAAAGCGCCCACCGTATTAAGCATTACCCGAACAGGCAGTAATACGGTGGATGTAAATTTCAGCGAACCCGTTTCCACTACTTCGGCGCAACTGGTTATGAATTATACGTTAAAGCCCGTTAACGTTCATCCGGTTACTGCTTTGCGCGACGCGGCCACGCCAGGTTTAGTCCATCTGACTTTTGCCGACGAGTTTGCAACCGGCACCCATACGCTAGCGGTATCCGGAATTCAAGATTTGTACGCCAATGCCCAAACTACCACCGAGAGCCGGTCTTTTACTTACGAGCGGCCGGTAATTGCCCTACCCGGCGATGTGCGGATTACCGAAATTCTAGCGGATTACTCGCCAGCCGTAGGTTTGCCCGAAAGTGAGTTTTTTGAAATTTATAATGCCAGCGGCAAAACTTTTAACCTGGCTAACTGGAAGTATTCCGATGCTACAACCGCTATGGCCGTTTTTTCAGCCGTTTTATTTGCTCCGGGGGAGTACCGGATTGTTTGCCGCGCCACCGATACTTTAGAGTTTAAGCCTTTTGGTAAAGTAATTGGGTTGAAAACTTTTCCTTCTTTAAACGACGGCGGCGATGCGGTAGAGTTATTTGACCAAACCGGTAAATTAATTGATAAAGTAAATTATACGCCAGCCTGGTACCGTAGCAGCAGTAAAGCCGAAGGCGGCTGGAGTTTGGAGATAATTGATTTGCAAAACCCGTGCGTTTCGGGTAACAATTGGGTAGCCAGCATAAACGAAGCGGGTGGCACGCCGGGTAAAGAAAACTCGGTAAAAGCCAGCAATTCCGATAATTTGCCGCCCGTCTTAAATCAAGCTATAATTAAAAATAACTCGGTTCTTTCGCTTACTTTTAACGAGAAGCTGGATAGCGCCCAATCCGTAAATCCTGGTTTTTATAAGATTTCGCCGGACATACCGGTTTTAAAAGCTACCGTTATAAGCCCCGATTTTACTACCGTGGAACTTACCCTCGGAAGCAGCCTGCAAGCCGGTAAAACCTACGAAGTAAGCGTTACCAATATTCGCGATTGCAGTGGTAATATTTTGGCTAACCCGGCTAAAGCTAGTTTCTTATTGCCCCAAACCGCTGCTCCCGGCGATGTGGTTATTAACGAAATTTTGTTTAATCCGCGTAGTGGGGGCGTAGATTTCGTGGAAATTGTGAACCGCTCCGAAAAGTATATCTCTTTGCAAAACTGGCAGATTGGCAATATGAAGGCTGATACCGCTTTAGATGCCCGCACTATAAATTCAGCTCCTTTTATTCTGGCACCGCAGCAATACCTGGTACTTACCATGCGTCCGGATATTGTGCAGCAGCATTATCCGAAAGCCAAATTAGAAAATTTTTTAAAAGTTAGTAGTATGCCTTCTTTCCCCGATGAAGCTGGTACTGTGGTTTTGTTAAACCCCGATAAGCAAGAGATTGACCGGGTAAGTTACCACGAAGACATGCACTTTCGGTTGATTGACGATGTAAACGGCGTATCGCTGGAACGAATTCGGTTAGATGGACCAAGTACGGCTAGCAACTTTCATTCGGCGGCCACCAGTGCGGGCTTCGCTACGCCGGGTTATCGCAATTCGCAGGTGCAGGAAGCAAGCTCAACCGCGCAAGTATTTACCGTTGAGCCCAAAGTTTTTACGCCGGATGGCGACGGCGACCGTGATTTTACTACTATTAATTACGCGGCCGCGAAAAACGGCATGGTCGCCAATGTAACCGTGTACGATCGGGCCGGCCGTTTGATTAAACGTCTGATAAAAAACGAGCTTTTAGCGAATCAAGGGTTTTTTCAATGGGATGGCACCAACGATCAGCAGCAAAAAGCGCCCATCGGTTATTATGTATTATTTATCGAATTATTTAACCTGCAAGGCAACGTGCAAACTTTTAAAGAAACAGTGGTTGTGGGCGGAAAGCTTTAA
- a CDS encoding aspartate-semialdehyde dehydrogenase — translation MKVAVVGATGLVGGEILKVLEERNFPVDEVLLVASEKSIGTKKTFKGKELTVMGVKEAIAAKPEIAIFSAGGSTSLAEAPNFAAAGITVIDNSSAWRMDPSKKLVVPEINAQELTKDDKIIANPNCSTIQMVVALNELHKALQIKRIVVSTYQSVTGTGKKAVDQLMNERAGKEGEMAYPYKIDLNVIPHIDVFTENGYTKEEMKMVKETKKIFGDDSVKVTATTVRIPVMGGHSESVNVEFEKDFTLDEVYAILEKTPGVIVVDDVKNLKYPMPQDAHQKDEVLVGRVRLDETQERTLNMWIVADNLRKGAATNAVQIAEYLLEHNLV, via the coding sequence ATGAAAGTAGCAGTAGTAGGAGCCACCGGCTTAGTAGGCGGTGAAATCTTAAAAGTATTGGAGGAACGGAATTTCCCCGTAGACGAAGTATTATTAGTAGCCTCGGAAAAATCAATTGGTACCAAGAAAACTTTTAAGGGTAAGGAGCTGACTGTAATGGGAGTAAAAGAAGCCATTGCCGCAAAACCCGAGATAGCCATATTCTCAGCGGGTGGTAGCACTTCTTTAGCCGAAGCGCCCAATTTTGCGGCCGCCGGTATTACCGTTATTGATAATTCTTCGGCCTGGCGCATGGATCCTTCCAAAAAATTGGTAGTACCGGAAATTAACGCCCAGGAGTTAACCAAAGACGATAAAATTATTGCCAACCCCAACTGCTCTACCATCCAAATGGTGGTGGCCTTAAACGAGCTGCACAAAGCGTTACAAATTAAACGCATTGTGGTATCTACGTACCAGTCGGTTACAGGTACTGGTAAAAAAGCAGTAGACCAGTTAATGAACGAGCGGGCCGGCAAAGAAGGCGAAATGGCTTACCCATACAAAATAGATTTAAACGTAATTCCGCACATTGATGTGTTTACCGAAAACGGCTACACCAAAGAAGAAATGAAAATGGTGAAAGAAACCAAAAAAATCTTCGGCGACGATAGCGTAAAAGTAACCGCTACTACCGTGCGGATTCCGGTAATGGGCGGCCACTCGGAGTCGGTAAACGTAGAATTTGAAAAAGATTTTACGCTGGATGAAGTGTACGCTATTCTGGAGAAAACCCCCGGTGTAATTGTAGTGGACGACGTTAAAAATTTAAAATACCCGATGCCGCAAGATGCGCACCAGAAAGACGAAGTATTGGTGGGCCGTGTTCGGTTAGACGAAACCCAGGAACGCACTTTAAACATGTGGATTGTAGCGGATAACCTACGCAAAGGTGCGGCTACCAATGCCGTACAAATAGCGGAGTATTTACTTGAACACAATTTGGTTTAA
- a CDS encoding alpha/beta fold hydrolase, which produces MSEILKNMDEQIITDSGGAGKVLVFLHGFLESKAVWDTFTQPFLEAYRVIAIDLPGFGKNTAPRTSYSMEEAAAYVYQVLKALEIKKCVLVGHSMGGYVALAFAEKYRTMLSGLCLFHSSALPDTKEKKEVRTKTIKFIKKNGLDVFMNSFVAPLFSPARRKYFSKEIKMLTAIGKNTSIEAVLGAVKGMRNRKKRTKVLKDARYPVLFIAGKDDQAVTLEQTLAQCTIPANATVLLLANTGHMGMFEKPLETQNALRAFAESILV; this is translated from the coding sequence ATGAGCGAAATTTTAAAAAATATGGATGAACAAATAATTACAGATTCCGGTGGTGCGGGTAAAGTACTGGTTTTTCTGCATGGCTTTCTCGAAAGCAAAGCAGTGTGGGATACTTTTACCCAACCTTTTTTAGAAGCATACCGGGTTATTGCCATTGATTTGCCCGGGTTTGGTAAAAATACTGCACCCCGCACCAGTTATTCCATGGAAGAAGCGGCTGCTTACGTGTACCAGGTGCTAAAAGCCTTAGAAATTAAAAAATGCGTATTGGTGGGGCATTCGATGGGCGGTTACGTAGCGCTGGCTTTTGCCGAGAAATACCGCACTATGCTAAGTGGCTTGTGTTTGTTTCATTCCAGCGCTTTACCCGATACCAAAGAGAAAAAAGAAGTGCGCACCAAAACCATAAAGTTTATTAAAAAAAATGGCTTAGATGTATTTATGAATTCGTTTGTGGCGCCTTTGTTCTCGCCGGCCCGCCGGAAGTATTTTTCGAAAGAAATAAAAATGCTGACTGCTATTGGTAAAAACACCTCTATTGAGGCAGTTCTGGGTGCGGTAAAGGGCATGCGCAATCGCAAAAAAAGAACAAAAGTTTTAAAAGATGCCCGGTATCCGGTGCTGTTTATCGCGGGTAAAGACGACCAGGCCGTTACGCTGGAACAAACTTTGGCGCAATGTACCATCCCGGCTAATGCCACCGTGCTGCTTTTAGCCAACACCGGCCACATGGGCATGTTTGAAAAACCGCTGGAAACGCAAAATGCATTACGCGCTTTTGCAGAGTCTATTTTGGTATAA
- the dxs gene encoding 1-deoxy-D-xylulose-5-phosphate synthase, whose protein sequence is MLIKPGKLLATINSPADLRKLPAEQLLEVCQELRQFIIDNVSIYGGHFGASLGVVELTVALHYIFNTPYDQLVWDVGHQAYGHKILTGRRDNFHTNRKYGGLSGFPKRKESEYDTFGVGHSSTSISAALGMAVASEYKHETDRQHIAVIGDGALTAGMAFEALNHAGVTNTNLLVILNDNCMSIDPNVGALKEYLTDITTSRTYNKLRDDVWNILGKISKFGPNAQAIASKVESGIKATLLKQSNLFESLKLRYFGPIDGHDINHLTSVLHDLKDIPGPKLLHCLTVKGKGFALAEKDQTKWHAPGTFDKITGEIYKVHYDTPQPPKYQDVFGHTMVELAEQNSKIMGVTPAMPSGCSLNIMMAAMPDRAFDVGIAEQHAVTFSAGLATQGLIPFCNIYSSFMQRAYDQVIHDVALQNLNVVFCLDRAGFAGADGPTHHGSYDLAYMRCIPNMVVSSPMNESELRNLMYTASQPDMGPFSIRYPRGEGVMPEWRTPLKKIAVGTGRTIQEGEELAILTIGPIGNYVVDVCRNLQKENVKIGHYDMRFAKPLDDKLLHQIAQKYDKIITIEDGCLQGGFGSAILEFMADNNYHLQVKRLGIPDAIIEHGSQLELHRECGFDPAGIEKTVRQILFQAVTV, encoded by the coding sequence ATGTTAATAAAGCCCGGAAAGCTTTTAGCTACTATTAACTCTCCTGCCGATCTCCGGAAATTACCGGCGGAACAACTTTTAGAAGTTTGCCAGGAACTTCGGCAATTTATTATTGATAACGTTTCTATTTACGGCGGGCATTTTGGGGCTAGTTTGGGCGTAGTAGAACTTACGGTAGCCCTGCATTATATTTTTAATACACCCTATGACCAACTAGTCTGGGATGTGGGGCACCAGGCCTACGGGCATAAAATTTTAACAGGTCGCCGGGATAATTTTCATACCAATCGAAAATACGGTGGCTTATCGGGTTTTCCGAAACGCAAAGAAAGTGAGTACGATACTTTTGGGGTAGGGCACTCCTCTACCTCCATTTCGGCGGCTCTGGGTATGGCCGTGGCATCGGAATACAAGCACGAAACCGACCGGCAGCACATTGCTGTAATTGGCGATGGCGCTTTAACGGCCGGCATGGCCTTCGAAGCTTTAAACCACGCCGGGGTAACCAATACCAACCTGTTGGTTATCTTAAACGATAATTGCATGTCCATCGACCCGAATGTGGGCGCCCTGAAAGAGTATTTAACCGATATTACTACATCCCGTACTTACAACAAGCTGCGCGATGATGTCTGGAACATTCTGGGTAAAATCAGTAAGTTTGGCCCGAATGCGCAAGCCATTGCTTCTAAAGTAGAAAGCGGGATTAAAGCTACGTTGCTGAAGCAAAGCAATTTATTTGAATCTTTAAAACTCCGGTACTTTGGCCCGATTGATGGGCACGATATCAATCATCTGACTTCGGTACTGCACGATTTAAAAGATATTCCGGGACCTAAGTTATTGCACTGCCTTACGGTAAAAGGCAAAGGCTTTGCTTTGGCTGAGAAAGACCAAACCAAATGGCATGCGCCGGGTACTTTCGATAAAATTACCGGCGAAATTTACAAAGTACACTACGATACGCCGCAGCCTCCTAAATACCAGGATGTTTTTGGTCATACCATGGTGGAGCTGGCCGAGCAAAACAGTAAAATAATGGGAGTAACACCGGCCATGCCTTCCGGTTGTTCTTTAAACATCATGATGGCGGCTATGCCGGATCGGGCTTTTGACGTAGGTATTGCCGAGCAGCACGCCGTAACTTTTTCGGCAGGTTTGGCTACCCAAGGCTTAATTCCGTTTTGCAATATTTATTCTTCGTTTATGCAGCGGGCCTACGATCAGGTAATTCACGATGTAGCCTTGCAAAATTTAAACGTGGTGTTTTGTTTAGACCGGGCCGGTTTTGCCGGTGCCGACGGACCTACTCATCATGGTTCTTACGACCTGGCCTACATGCGTTGCATCCCGAATATGGTTGTTTCGTCGCCCATGAACGAATCAGAACTGCGCAATTTAATGTACACGGCGTCGCAGCCCGATATGGGGCCGTTTAGTATCCGGTACCCGCGCGGCGAAGGGGTTATGCCGGAATGGCGTACTCCCCTCAAGAAAATTGCCGTGGGCACCGGCCGTACCATCCAGGAAGGCGAAGAACTGGCGATTCTAACAATTGGGCCCATTGGGAATTATGTCGTAGATGTTTGCCGGAACTTGCAAAAAGAAAATGTAAAAATCGGGCACTACGATATGCGCTTTGCTAAGCCCCTGGACGATAAGCTGCTGCACCAAATAGCCCAGAAATACGATAAAATAATTACCATCGAAGACGGGTGCTTACAAGGCGGTTTTGGTAGTGCCATACTCGAATTTATGGCCGATAACAACTACCACTTGCAGGTAAAACGGCTGGGTATACCCGATGCTATTATCGAGCACGGCTCCCAACTGGAACTGCACCGCGAATGCGGCTTTGATCCGGCCGGTATTGAGAAAACAGTACGCCAGATATTATTTCAAGCTGTAACTGTTTAA
- a CDS encoding DUF3078 domain-containing protein, producing the protein MKKYWLLSFLLHYCFAKATAQTAPITVIAVADTATKAKPWKFNGTGTLNFNQVSLSNWATGGQSSVSGLSLITLTLNYKDERSSWNNTGNFTYGLSKLNKERLKKSDDQIDFTSKYGRNISKAWYYAAQLNFRSQFTPTLDRETKVLVSRFLAPAFILTSLGIDYKPRENFSVFLSAVTGKVTIVRDQTLADAGAFGVQAARRDTAGAIIPGTGDKFRREFGGYLNARFRTPIMENITFQTQLDLFSNYVRNPQNIDVNWQNTVNMKVNKLISVSVFTHLIYDDDILTEIDSDEDGVIDRKGPRIQFKETLGIGLTYKFPNRKKG; encoded by the coding sequence ATGAAAAAATATTGGTTGTTAAGTTTTCTGTTGCATTATTGTTTTGCGAAAGCAACGGCACAAACTGCCCCTATTACTGTAATAGCCGTGGCAGATACTGCCACTAAAGCAAAACCCTGGAAATTTAATGGCACCGGTACACTTAATTTTAACCAGGTGAGCTTATCGAACTGGGCCACTGGGGGCCAAAGTTCGGTATCCGGCTTAAGTTTAATTACCTTAACCCTTAACTACAAAGATGAACGTAGTTCGTGGAACAACACGGGTAATTTTACTTACGGTTTATCTAAGCTAAACAAAGAACGCCTGAAAAAGAGCGATGATCAGATTGATTTTACTTCTAAGTACGGCCGCAATATATCAAAAGCCTGGTATTATGCCGCGCAGCTTAATTTTAGAAGTCAGTTTACCCCAACTTTAGACCGCGAAACCAAGGTATTGGTTTCGCGTTTTCTGGCGCCAGCATTTATTCTTACCTCGCTGGGCATCGATTATAAACCGCGCGAAAATTTTTCGGTTTTTTTATCGGCAGTAACGGGCAAGGTAACCATTGTACGCGACCAGACCTTGGCCGATGCGGGAGCTTTTGGGGTGCAGGCGGCCCGCCGCGATACGGCTGGCGCCATTATACCGGGTACCGGCGACAAGTTCCGGCGCGAGTTCGGGGGGTACCTGAACGCCCGTTTCCGTACGCCAATCATGGAAAATATTACTTTTCAAACGCAACTCGATCTTTTTTCGAATTACGTCCGGAACCCCCAAAACATTGATGTAAACTGGCAAAATACCGTTAACATGAAAGTGAATAAACTTATTTCGGTGAGTGTATTCACGCACCTGATTTACGACGACGATATTTTAACCGAAATAGATTCGGACGAAGACGGCGTTATTGATCGAAAAGGGCCCCGCATTCAGTTTAAAGAAACCTTGGGTATTGGGCTTACTTATAAATTCCCTAACCGCAAGAAAGGTTAA
- the mscL gene encoding large-conductance mechanosensitive channel protein MscL, with product MSLLSEFKQFAVKGNVIDLAVGIIIGAAFGKIVTSLVNDILMPPIGLAIGGIDFKDLKYVLSEPIMEGGKVITEGASINYGNFIQSLVDFFIIALAIFALVKVINAMKRKEEAAPATPTPTKEELLLTDIRDILKSRS from the coding sequence ATGAGCCTATTATCAGAATTTAAACAGTTTGCCGTTAAAGGAAATGTTATTGATTTAGCGGTTGGTATTATTATAGGAGCAGCTTTTGGTAAAATCGTTACATCATTGGTAAACGATATTTTAATGCCACCCATTGGGTTAGCTATTGGCGGTATCGATTTTAAAGACCTGAAATACGTATTGAGTGAACCTATTATGGAAGGGGGCAAGGTTATTACCGAGGGCGCATCTATTAATTACGGTAATTTTATTCAGAGCCTGGTAGACTTTTTCATTATTGCTTTGGCTATCTTTGCCCTGGTTAAAGTAATAAATGCGATGAAACGGAAAGAAGAGGCCGCACCGGCTACGCCAACGCCAACTAAAGAAGAACTTTTACTAACCGATATTCGCGATATTCTTAAAAGCCGTTCTTAA
- a CDS encoding enoyl-CoA hydratase/isomerase family protein has product MTTYNNLKLNLQEGILTITISRVAKLNALNIETVEEIQTAMQEAYDNDEVKGIIFTGEGDKAFAAGADIGEISQLNEVIGRRFAERGQDIFAMIEESTKPVIAAVNGFALGGGCELAMACHIRVASHNARFGQPEVNLGLIPGYGGTQRLTQLVGKGKAMELMMTGDMITADDALRLGLANHVTTPGMLMEKCLEIMRKITSKAPLAVGMIVDCVNAWYDKEEHGYQTEANSFSRCCGSDDFVEGINAFFQKRKPQFKGN; this is encoded by the coding sequence ATGACAACTTATAACAACCTCAAACTTAACCTGCAGGAAGGTATATTAACCATTACCATCAGCCGGGTGGCCAAACTCAATGCTTTAAACATTGAAACTGTAGAGGAAATACAGACGGCCATGCAGGAAGCATACGATAACGATGAGGTAAAAGGCATCATATTTACCGGCGAAGGCGATAAAGCTTTTGCGGCCGGTGCCGATATCGGTGAAATTTCGCAGTTGAACGAAGTAATTGGGCGGCGGTTTGCCGAGCGGGGCCAGGATATTTTTGCCATGATCGAAGAATCTACCAAACCGGTTATTGCCGCGGTAAACGGTTTTGCCTTAGGTGGTGGTTGCGAGTTAGCCATGGCCTGCCACATCCGGGTAGCCAGCCACAACGCCCGTTTTGGACAACCCGAGGTAAACCTGGGCTTAATTCCGGGCTACGGGGGTACGCAACGTTTAACGCAATTGGTAGGCAAAGGCAAAGCCATGGAACTAATGATGACCGGTGACATGATTACTGCGGACGATGCGCTGCGCCTGGGCTTAGCTAACCACGTAACTACCCCGGGTATGCTCATGGAAAAATGCCTGGAAATAATGCGCAAAATAACTTCTAAAGCGCCGCTTGCCGTGGGCATGATTGTAGACTGCGTAAATGCCTGGTACGATAAAGAAGAACACGGCTACCAAACCGAAGCTAATTCGTTTAGCCGTTGCTGCGGTTCCGACGATTTTGTAGAAGGTATCAACGCCTTTTTCCAGAAACGTAAACCTCAGTTTAAAGGGAATTAA